Proteins co-encoded in one Streptomyces sp. JH34 genomic window:
- the rsmI gene encoding 16S rRNA (cytidine(1402)-2'-O)-methyltransferase: MADVTGTTGTLVLAGTPIGDVADAPPRLAAELETADVVAAEDTRRLRRLTQALGIHTTGRVVSYFEGNESARTPELVEALAGGARVLLVTDAGMPSVSDPGYRLVAAAVEQDIKVTAVPGPSAVLTALALSALPVDRFCFEGFLPRKAGERLGKLREVADERRTMVFFEAPHRLDDTLAAMAEVFGADRRAAVCRELTKTYEEVKRGPLGDLAVWAAEGVRGEITVVVEGATDSGNEGLDAAELVRRVQVREEAGERRKEAIAAVAAEAGLPKREVFDAVVAAKNAARTGQDQGKGLA, translated from the coding sequence ATGGCCGATGTGACTGGAACGACTGGAACGCTCGTACTCGCAGGGACCCCCATCGGCGACGTGGCGGACGCCCCGCCACGGCTCGCCGCCGAGCTGGAGACGGCCGACGTCGTGGCCGCCGAGGACACCCGGCGGCTGCGCAGGCTCACCCAGGCGCTGGGCATCCACACGACGGGGCGTGTCGTGTCCTACTTCGAGGGCAACGAGTCCGCGCGCACGCCCGAGCTCGTGGAGGCGCTGGCCGGCGGGGCGCGCGTCCTGCTCGTCACCGACGCGGGCATGCCGTCGGTCTCCGACCCCGGCTACCGGCTCGTCGCCGCCGCCGTGGAGCAGGACATCAAGGTGACCGCCGTGCCGGGCCCCTCGGCCGTGCTGACCGCGCTCGCGCTGTCCGCCCTGCCCGTGGACCGCTTCTGCTTCGAGGGCTTCCTGCCGCGCAAGGCGGGCGAACGGCTCGGGAAGCTGCGCGAGGTCGCCGACGAGCGCCGCACGATGGTGTTCTTCGAGGCCCCGCACCGGCTGGACGACACCCTGGCCGCCATGGCCGAGGTGTTCGGCGCCGACCGCAGGGCCGCCGTGTGCCGGGAACTGACCAAGACGTACGAGGAGGTCAAGCGCGGCCCCCTGGGCGATCTGGCCGTCTGGGCGGCCGAGGGCGTTCGCGGCGAGATCACCGTCGTCGTCGAGGGCGCCACGGACTCCGGGAACGAAGGACTCGACGCCGCCGAGCTGGTACGCAGGGTGCAGGTGCGCGAGGAGGCGGGGGAGCGGCGCAAGGAGGCCATCGCGGCGGTCGCCGCCGAGGCGGGGCTGCCCAAGCGGGAGGTCTTCGATGCGGTGGTCGCGGCAAAGAACGCGGCTCGGACCGGCCAGGATCAGGGCAAGGGACTAGCCTGA
- a CDS encoding TatD family hydrolase has protein sequence MSRTEAPPLPEPLRVPVADSHTHLDMQDGTVEEGLARAAAVNVTTVVQVGCDVKGSHWAAETAAAHPSVHASVALHPNEAPRIVHGDPEGTARQGAREPGGKAALDEALAEIDALAALAHVRAVGETGLDFFRTGPEGVAAQEESFRAHIEIAKRHGKALVIHDREAHADVLRVLADAGAPERTVFHCYSGDAEMARTCAAAGYFMSFAGNVTFKNAQPLRDALAVVPAELVLVETDAPFLTPAPYRGRPNAPYLIPVTLRAMAEVRNTDEDTLAAAVYDNTARAFDF, from the coding sequence ATGAGCCGTACCGAAGCCCCGCCGCTCCCCGAACCCCTCAGGGTTCCGGTCGCCGATTCGCACACCCACCTGGACATGCAGGACGGAACCGTCGAGGAGGGCCTGGCCCGCGCCGCGGCGGTCAACGTCACCACCGTCGTCCAGGTGGGCTGCGACGTGAAGGGCTCGCACTGGGCCGCCGAGACCGCCGCCGCCCACCCGTCCGTCCACGCCTCCGTCGCCCTGCACCCCAACGAGGCGCCCCGCATCGTGCACGGCGACCCCGAGGGCACCGCCCGCCAGGGCGCGCGCGAGCCCGGCGGGAAGGCGGCACTCGACGAGGCGCTCGCCGAGATCGACGCCCTGGCCGCCCTCGCCCACGTACGCGCGGTCGGCGAGACCGGCCTGGACTTCTTCCGTACGGGCCCCGAGGGCGTCGCCGCCCAGGAGGAGTCCTTCCGGGCGCACATCGAGATCGCCAAGCGGCACGGCAAGGCCCTGGTCATTCACGACCGGGAGGCCCACGCGGACGTGCTGCGCGTCCTCGCCGACGCGGGCGCCCCGGAGCGGACCGTCTTCCACTGCTACTCGGGAGACGCCGAGATGGCCCGGACCTGCGCGGCGGCGGGCTACTTCATGTCCTTCGCCGGCAACGTCACCTTCAAGAACGCGCAGCCGCTGCGCGACGCGCTGGCCGTCGTCCCCGCCGAGCTCGTGCTCGTCGAGACGGACGCCCCCTTCCTCACCCCCGCGCCGTACCGCGGCCGGCCCAACGCGCCCTACCTGATCCCGGTCACGCTCCGCGCCATGGCCGAGGTGCGGAACACCGACGAGGACACCCTGGCCGCCGCCGTCTACGACAACACCGCGCGGGCGTTCGACTTCTGA